From a single Mesorhizobium shangrilense genomic region:
- a CDS encoding NAD(P)/FAD-dependent oxidoreductase, with translation MPAAGPHALPASLWAATATPAPPYSTAGGDIAADVAIVGAGYTGLSAALHLSQAGKKVVVVEASEPGWGASGRNGGQIIAGLKHDPDKLEAKFGQALGTAITRTIGGAADLVFDIIEKYGIDCHARRSGWIQGAHGVRAFEEIVTPRFRQWHARGVGARLLDRQAMATLTGSSPNAYHGGWFDPRGGVLQPLGYARGLAAAAMSQGATILANAPVLRLSSTDKGWTLNLGQGSVRARKVILATNAYTGDLWPGLRQTVIPVTSFQIATHPLAPAVRSTILPGGQGVADTRRLLLYFRLDHEGRLIMGGRSPVDDNPTMDDARTLKAALARIFPLAAGSPIEFVWSGKVAITKDTMPHIHILAPGLLTALGCNGRGVATCTAIGKLLSALATGTEPADLPFPVTAPNPYALHALRKVGVFAVSQYYRLLDSQSAT, from the coding sequence ATGCCCGCCGCCGGTCCACATGCCCTGCCAGCCAGCCTCTGGGCGGCGACCGCGACCCCAGCGCCGCCATATTCCACGGCTGGGGGCGACATCGCGGCCGACGTCGCCATCGTCGGCGCCGGCTATACCGGTCTCAGCGCCGCGCTGCACCTGTCGCAGGCCGGCAAGAAGGTGGTCGTGGTCGAGGCCAGCGAGCCCGGTTGGGGAGCTTCGGGGCGCAATGGCGGCCAGATCATCGCCGGGCTCAAGCACGACCCCGACAAGCTCGAAGCCAAGTTCGGACAGGCGCTGGGCACCGCCATCACCAGGACAATCGGCGGCGCGGCCGACCTGGTCTTCGACATCATCGAGAAATACGGCATCGACTGCCACGCCAGGCGCAGCGGCTGGATCCAGGGCGCGCATGGCGTGAGGGCTTTCGAGGAGATCGTGACCCCGCGCTTTCGCCAGTGGCATGCGCGCGGCGTCGGGGCCCGCCTGCTCGATCGCCAGGCGATGGCGACGCTGACCGGGTCGTCGCCCAATGCCTATCATGGCGGCTGGTTCGACCCGCGCGGCGGCGTGCTGCAGCCACTCGGCTACGCACGCGGGCTGGCAGCCGCCGCGATGTCGCAAGGCGCGACCATCCTGGCGAATGCGCCGGTGCTCAGGCTGAGTTCGACGGACAAAGGCTGGACGCTAAATCTTGGTCAGGGCAGCGTCCGTGCGCGAAAGGTGATCCTGGCCACCAACGCCTATACCGGAGATCTCTGGCCGGGCCTTCGCCAGACCGTCATTCCCGTGACCAGCTTCCAGATTGCCACGCACCCGCTGGCGCCAGCGGTTCGCAGCACTATCCTGCCGGGCGGCCAGGGCGTGGCCGACACCAGGAGGCTCCTGCTTTACTTTCGCCTGGACCATGAAGGTCGGCTGATCATGGGCGGCCGATCTCCCGTCGACGACAATCCCACAATGGACGATGCCAGGACGCTGAAGGCGGCTCTGGCGCGGATTTTTCCGCTGGCCGCCGGTTCACCCATTGAATTCGTCTGGAGCGGCAAGGTTGCCATCACCAAGGACACGATGCCGCACATCCACATCCTGGCTCCCGGCCTGCTTACGGCACTTGGTTGCAATGGTCGCGGCGTCGCCACATGCACGGCCATCGGCAAGCTGCTGTCCGCTCTTGCGACCGGAACCGAGCCTGCCGATCTGCCCTTCCCAGTGACCGCGCCGAATCCCTATGCGCTGCATGCCTTGCGCAAGGTCGGTGTCTTCGCCGTCAGCCAGTACTACAGGCTCCTCGACAGCCAAAGCGCTACATGA